A genomic stretch from Diprion similis isolate iyDipSimi1 chromosome 1, iyDipSimi1.1, whole genome shotgun sequence includes:
- the LOC124409530 gene encoding uncharacterized protein LOC124409530, with the protein MWVAAAYRTASFVAAFLPTRAPPLGLVADARARAFNRMRELQHAGDTASGLGRELAAAEGLRVREQWKANTERSDLPSERIRCAIRANWEEWFNRSHGGMSFRLTQVMTGHGYFGSFQCRIGKIANPTCEHCGRAADTVEHTVEVCPAWHKEREILRATVGEDLTLTSLVRAMARSREGWAAVTRFADQVMTRKERAERESANNAKRERGGMSTETFDGC; encoded by the coding sequence ATGTGGGTTGCGGCAGCATACCGCACGGCTTCCTTTGTCGCGGCATTTCTGCCAACGAGGGCACCACCGCTAGGCTTAGTGGCGGACGCGCGTGCCCGCGCCTTCAATAGGATGCGCGAACTGCAACACGCGGGGGACACAGCCAGCGGGCTAGGACGCGAGTTGGCGGCGGCAGAAGGACTCAGGGTACGCGAGCAATGGAAAGCGAACACCGAGAGGTCTGACCTCCCGAGCGAGCGAATCAGGTGCGCTATACGCGCAAACTGGGAGGAATGGTTCAACCGAAGCCATGGGGGGATGTCTTTCCGACTGACGCAGGTCATGACAGGGCATGGCTATTTCGGAAGCTTCCAATGTAGGATAGGGAAAATAGCGAACCCTACATGCGAACACTGCGGCAGAGCCGCCGACACGGTGGAACACACAGTGGAAGTGTGCCCGGCTTGGCACAAGGAGCGGGAGATCCTCCGCGCAACCGTCGGTGAGGACCTCACCCTGACGAGCCTAGTCCGCGCGATGGCGAGGAGTAGGGAAGGGTGGGCCGCGGTGACCCGGTTCGCAGACCAGGTCATGACCCGTAAAGAGcgggcagagagagagagcgcgaACAACGCGAAACGCGAGCGCGGGGGAATGTCGACGGAAACGTTTGACGGGTGTTAG